Proteins encoded in a region of the Zea mays cultivar B73 chromosome 4, Zm-B73-REFERENCE-NAM-5.0, whole genome shotgun sequence genome:
- the LOC100383181 gene encoding Digalactosyldiacylglycerol synthase 1, chloroplastic-like, with the protein MASFGVDTRPAAAASGGGVGVAGTREGALSFLSRGLREDLRLIRARAGELETFLSAPVPEPELFARLRRAYSCSASSSRTRLDLSAIGKAFEADAWRGARTARWRWEAETEAEEWEPVRMVKAHLRELERRRLAQSPSDMLHKLKLSLKSLTFAPEASEDVLPLDLGELLAYFVKQSVPLFDQLGIKRDVCDKLVESLCSKRKDHPAYSFLSATESSSLKNDNVGNELDLRIASALQSTGHHYEGGFWSDGHKSDISGKRHVAIVTTASLPWMTGTAVNPLFRAAYLAKSCKQDVTLVVPWLCKSDQELVYPNSMTFSSPEEQEKYMRNWLEERVGFKTDFKISFYPGKFQKERRSIIPAGDTSQFIPSKEADIAILEEPEHLNWYHHGKRWTDKFNHVIGVVHTNYLEYIKREKNGAIQAFFVKHINNLVARAYCHKILRLSGATQDLPKSTICNVHGVNPKFLEVGERIAAERESGQQSFSKGAYFLGKMVWAKGYRELIDLFAKHNSDLEGFKLDIYGNGEDSHEVQSAARKLNLNLNFHKGRDHADDSLHGYKVFINPSISDVLCTATAEALAMGKFVVCADHPSNDFFRSFPNCLTYKTSEDFVARVKEAMARDPQPLTPEQRYNLSWDAATQRFMEHSELDKVLNGDSNSECGGSVGTETGKSAGTMMRRSASAPNMSDVVDGGLAFVHYCFTGSELLRLSTGAVPGTRDYNKQHSLDLRLPPPQVQNPVYGW; encoded by the exons ATGGCCAGCTTCGGCGTCGACACCCGCCCGGCCGCCGCGGCCTCCGGCGGCGGCGTGGGCGTGGCGGGGACGAGGGAGGGCGCGCTCTCGTTCCTCTCCCGCGGGCTGCGGGAGGACCTCCGTCTCATCCGCGCGCGGGCCGGGGAGCTCGAGACCTTCCTCAGCGCGCCGGTGCCGGAACCCGAGCTGTTCGCGCGCCTCCGTCGCGCCTACTCCTGCTCGGCGTCCTCTTCGCGGACGCGGCTCGACCTGTCCGCCATCGGGAAGGCGTTCGAGGCCGACGCGTGGAGGGGCGCCAGGACTGCCAGGTGGAGGTGGGAGGCGGAGACGGAGGCGGAGGAGTGGGAGCCAGTCAGGATGGTCAAGGCGCACCTCAGGGAGCTCGAGCGGAGGAGGCTGGCCCAGTCGCCCAGCGACATGCTGCACAAGCTCAAGCTCAGCTTG AAATCACTGACCTTTGCGCCTGAAGCGTCTGAG GATGTTCTGCCACTGGATTTAGGGGAACTTCTTGCTTATTTTGTAAAGCAATCTGTACCACTATTCGACCAACTTGGTATAAAAAGAG ATGTATGTGACAAGTTGGTGGAGTCTCTGTGCAGCAAGCGCAAGGACCACCCTGCATATAGTTTTTTGTCAGCAACTGAATCATCTTCATTGAAAAATGACAATGTTGGGAATGAACTCGACCTAAGAATAGCTAGCGCCCTACAGAGTACAGGACACCATTATGAAGGTGGATTTTGGAGTGATGGCCATAAGTCTGACATATCTGGCAAGAGACATGTTGCCATAGTCACCACTGCCAGTCTTCCCTGGATGACTGGAACGGCTGTGAATCCTTTGTTTCGAGCTGCATACTTGGCTAAATCTTGCAAGCAAGATGTAACTTTGGTAGTGCCCTGGCTTTGTAAGTCGGATCAGGAACTTGTGTACCCCAACAGCATGACTTTTAGTTCACCAGAAGAGCAAGAAAAATATATGAGGAATTGGCTGGAAGAAAGAGTTGGTTTCAAGACAGACTTCAAAATATCATTTTATCCTGGAAAG TTTCAAAAGGAAAGGAGAAGCATAATTCCTGCTGGGGACACTTCACAGTTCATACCATCAAAGGAagctgatattgcaatcttggaaGAGCCCGAGCACCTCAACTGGTATCATCACGGGAAACGATGGACAGATAAATTCAATCATGTGATCGGTGTAGTGCATACAAATTATTTGGAGTACATCAAGAGGGAGAAGAATGGTGCTATTCAGGCCTTTTTCGTTAAGCACATTAATAACCTGGTCGCCAGAGCTTATTGCCATAAG ATCTTGCGGCTGTCAGGTGCCACTCAAGATCTTCCCAAGTCGACGATCTGCAATGTGCACGGTGTGAACCCCAAGTTTCTGGAGGTTGGAGAGAGGATAGCAGCAGAGCGGGAGTCTGGCCAGCAATCCTTCTCTAAAGGAGCTTATTTTCTGGGGAAGATGGTGTGGGCCAAGGGTTACAGAGAGTTAATAGATTTGTTCGCGAAGCACAACAGTGATTTGGAAGGCTTCAAGCTGGACATCTATGGAAACGGTGAGGATTCACACGAGGTGCAATCGGCTGCCAGGAAGCTGAATCTGAACCTCAACTTTCATAAGGGCCGGGACCATGCGGATGATTCTCTTCATGG GTACAAGGTTTTCATAAACCCAAGCATCAGCGACGTCCTCTGCACCGCGACCGCGGAGGCGCTAGCGATGGGCAAGTTCGTGGTGTGCGCCGACCACCCGTCCAACGACTTCTTCCGGTCGTTCCCCAACTGCCTGACATACAAGACCTCCGAGGACTTCGTCGCCAGAGTGAAGGAAGCCATGGCGCGCGACCCGCAGCCCCTGACCCCGGAGCAGCGGTACAACCTGTCGTGGGATGCCGCCACCCAGCGGTTCATGGAGCACTCCGAGCTCGACAAGGTCCTGAATGGCGACAGCAACAGCGAATGCGGTGGCTCTGTTGGCACCGAAACCGGCAAGAGCGCGGGCACAATGATGAGGAGATCCGCCTCGGCGCCGAACATGTCAGACGTCGTGGACGGCGGCCTGGCGTTCGTGCACTATTGCTTCACCGGCAGTGAGCTCTTGAGGCTGTCCACGGGTGCCGTCCCTGGAACCCGGGACTACAACAAGCAACATAGCCTGGACCTCCGTCTCCCGCCGCCCCAGGTACAGAACCCGGTCTACGGCTGGTAA